The Schistocerca cancellata isolate TAMUIC-IGC-003103 chromosome 4, iqSchCanc2.1, whole genome shotgun sequence genome contains a region encoding:
- the LOC126184430 gene encoding toll-like receptor 6: MAPSPVAVSLALLAVGVVVAEQAPPPPPPLRYEAPDDCKWQRLRDSADVALTCKLRTVNSEFDTTNFSVIPAEHTTSLHVECDASVRWRSSVEERGLAHLSRLRELAVDYCKLAKWPSAALAGLRDLRNLTVRTHNSDWPAFSLEMSPRSFDPVPQLERLDLSFNNIWSFPDGIFCPLTTLVTLNVSWNRLQDITEMGFRERVAVPQPLMSSPDEQAPETAQQVPKEPPCGLDIQVLDASFNQFVLMPPNGFSTLRRLRALLLHDNSITTVADKALGGLKSLQVFDLSNNGVVALPPELFLDCSSVIKEIHLQNNSISVLAPKLFTNLGHLLLLDLSSNELTSAWINSETFSGLIRLVLLNLSHNRISKLDPSFFRDLYTLQILNLNHNELEAIPADTFSPMNNLHTLSLSHNKISQLDAYALNGLFVLSLLSIDNNHLKDIHPEAFRNCSSLQDLNLNGNALASVPKALHEMRLLRTVDLGENLIKDLDDPGFSGMNNLYGLRLIGNHLTNISKNVFDELPSLQILNLARNKIQHVEQGAFDDSKNLQAIRLDANLLTDINGLFVNVHSLLWLNISDNNLSWFDYALVPMSLQWLDMHKNNIEELGNHYRLEERLRIQTLDVSFNKLTHISEASIPDSVELLFLNDNLIHTVEPHTFLKKVNLTRVDLYANQIVTMELNAMLLSPIEDGKPLPSFYIGGNPFQCDCDMEWLQRINSLDHLRQHPHVKDLESIYCKLIYNRHRTYIPLVEAEPSQFLCTYKTHCFALCHCCDFDACDCEMTCPPNCTCYHDESWAANIVDCTNADYTEMPVNIPMDATEVYIDGNNFGEISSHSFIGRKNLKILYANNSNIEAIYNNTFSGLWQLSILHLEKNRLRELQGFELEKLENLHELYLQDNELRRINNRTFVRMKQLQVLRLDGNQLTRFEVWVLSQNPYLVEIGLAGNPWSCDCEYTRQFRSWLRANYGKVEGASAVVCALGPAVAQLDAATCAALVASVTKAVGRRDVHDYLPLSLLALAGLLAAVAALSAALYYRRQLRAWATSRCRFRNCYEATASFHEDHADRLFDAYVSYSVKDDAFVSQVLAPGLEQGDPPFRLCLHYRDFNVSAYIADTVVEAVESSRRTVVVLSKNFVQSEWCRFEFKSALHQVLKERRRRLVVVSLGDVSQRDLDPDLRLYLKTATVVEWGDRLFWQKLRLAMPDAKKGARGRGSARARQPPPARFPRDAPQPQPLWA; the protein is encoded by the coding sequence ATGGCACCGTCTCCGGTGGCCGTCAGTCTGGCGCTGCTGGCCGTGGGTGTGGTTGTGGCCGAgcaggcgccgccgccgccacccccgctGCGCTACGAGGCGCCCGACGACTGCAAGTGGCAGCGGCTGCGCGACTCGGCCGACGTGGCCCTCACGTGCAAGCTGCGCACCGTCAACAGCGAGTTCGACACGACCAACTTCAGCGTGATCCCGGCCGAACACACGACGTCGCTGCACGTGGAGTGCGACGCGTCGGTGCGGTGGCGCAGCTCTGTCGAGGAGCGCGGGCTGGCGCACCTGTCGCGGTTGCGCGAGCTGGCCGTCGACTACTGCAAGCTGGCCAAGTGGCCCTCGGCGGCCCTCGCCGGCCTCCGCGACCTGCGCAACCTCACCGTCCGCACGCACAACTCCGACTGGCCCGCCTTCAGCCTCGAGATGTCGCCGCGAAGCTTCGACCCCGTGCCGCAGCTCGAGAGACTCGATCTCAGCTTCAACAACATCTGGTCCTTCCCCGACGGCATCTTCTGTCCGTTGACAACGTTGGTCACGCTAAACGTCAGCTGGAACCGGCTGCAGGACATAACTGAGATGGGCTTTCGCGAAAGGGTGGCCGTACCTCAACCGTTAATGAGTTCTCCAGACGAACAGGCGCCGGAGACCGCCCAACAGGTCCCCAAGGAACCGCCGTGTGGACTCGATATCCAAGTGCTGGACGCATCATTTAATCAGTTCGTGTTGATGCCACCGAACGGCTTCAGCACTCTCCGGCGTTTACGAGCTCTACTTCTCCACGACAACTCCATCACTACCGTTGCCGACAAAGCGCTCGGAGGACTCAAATCGCTGCAGGTATTTGACCTTTCTAATAATGGAGTAGTTGCACTTCCCCCTGAGCTCTTCCTCGACTGTTCGTCAGTAATAAAAGAAATACATCTTCAGAATAATTCCATTAGTGTGCTTGCTCCGAAACTCTTCACTAACCTTGGCCACCTGCTTCTTTTAGATCTTTCCAGCAACGAACTGACTAGTGCTTGGATCAACAGTGAAACATTTTCTGGACTGATACGACTTGTTCTCCTAAACCTGTCGCATAATCGGATATCAAAGCTAGATCCGTCTTTTTTCCGTGATCTGTACACCCTACAGATACTTAACCTGAACCACAATGAACTGGAAGCTATACCTGCGGACACATTTTCTCCTATGAACAACCTACATACTTTGTCACTTTCTCACAACAAAATCAGTCAGCTGGATGCATATGCACTTAACGGATTGTTTGTGTTGAGCCTTCTCTCTATCGACAACAACCATCTTAAAGATATTCACCCTGAGGCATTTCGTAACTGTAGCAGCTTGCAAGATCTGAATCTGAACGGCAACGCGCTCGCATCTGTTCCAAAGGCCTTGCACGAGATGCGTCTCTTACGAACTGTAGATTTAGGGGAGAATCTCATTAAAGACTTAGACGATCCGGGATTTTCTGGGATGAATAATCTGTACGGCTTACGGCTCATAGGAAACCATCTCACGAATATAAGTAAAAACGTTTTTGACGAACTCCCGTCCTTGCAGATACTCAATCTAGCGCGAAACAAAATACAACATGTCGAACAGGGTGCATTTGATGACAGCAAAAATTTGCAGGCCATTAGGCTAGATGCCAACTTGCTGACAGATATTAACGGCCTCTTCGTAAATGTGCACAGTCTGCTGTGGCTGAATATATCTGACAACAATTTAAGCTGGTTCGATTACGCTCTCGTCCCAATGAGCTTACAGTGGCTCGACATGCACAAAAACAACATAGAAGAACTCGGCAACCACTACAGACTGGAAGAAAGGTTACGAATACAGACGCTGGACGTCAGCTTCAACAAACTAACGCACATCTCTGAAGCTTCGATTCCAGACAGTGTCGAGTTGTTATTTCTAAACGATAACCTGATACACACCGTCGAGCCACACACTTTCTTGAAGAAGGTTAACCTCACGAGGGTAGACTTGTACGCAAATCAGATTGTGACGATGGAACTGAACGCTATGCTTCTGTCACCGATAGAAGACGGTAAGCCGCTGCCTAGCTTCTACATAGGGGGAAACCCGTTCCAATGCGACTGCGACATGGAGTGGCTCCAGCGAATCAACAGCCTCGACCATTTGCGCCAGCACCCGCACGTCAAGGATCTGGAGAGCATATACTGCAAGCTCATCTACAATCGTCACCGTACTTACATACCACTGGTGGAAGCCGAGCCGTCACAGTTTCTGTGTACGTACAAGACTCACTGCTTCGCCCTGTGCCACTGTTGCGACTTCGACGCGTGCGACTGCGAGATGACGTGCCCGCCCAATTGTACCTGTTACCACGACGAGTCTTGGGCCGCTAACATCGTCGATTGTACGAATGCAGACTACACCGAAATGCCGGTTAACATCCCGATGGACGCCACAGAGGTCTACATAGACGGGAATAATTTCGGAGAAATATCCAGCCACTCTTTCATCggaagaaaaaatctgaagattctgtACGCTAATAATTCGAACATAGAGGCCATATATAACAACACGTTCAGCGGTCTGTGGCAATTGAGTATTTTACATCTAGAAAAAAATCGGTTGAGGGAGCTGCAAGGTTTCGAACTGGAGAAACTGGAGAACCTGCACGAATTGTACCTACAGGACAACGAACTCCGCAGGATCAACAACCGAACCTTCGTGCGCATGAAACAGCTGCAAGTGCTGCGCCTGGACGGGAACCAGCTGACTAGATTCGAGGTGTGGGTGCTGTCGCAGAACCCGTACCTGGTGGAGATCGGGCTGGCGGGGAACCCCTGGTCGTGCGACTGCGAGTACACGCGGCAGTTCCGCAGCTGGCTGCGCGCCAACTACGGCAAGGTGGAGGGCGCGTCGGCCGTGGTGTGCGCGCTGGGGCCGGCCGTGGCGCAGCTGGACGCGGCCACGTGCGCCGCGCTGGTGGCCAGCGTGACGAAGGCGGTGGGCCGGCGCGACGTGCACGACTACCTGCCTCTGTCGCTGCTCGCGCTCGCCGGCCTGCTCGCAGCCGTGGCCGCGCTCTCCGCCGCTCTCTACTACCGCCGCCAGCTGCGCGCCTGGGCCACGTCGCGCTGCCGCTTCCGCAACTGCTACGAGGCCACCGCCTCCTTCCACGAGGACCACGCCGACCGCCTCTTCGACGCCTACGTCAGCTACAGCGTCAAAGACGACGCCTTCGTCAGCCAGGTGCTGGCGCCGGGCCTCGAGCAGGGCGACCCCCCGTTCCGGCTGTGCCTGCACTACCGCGACTTCAACGTCAGCGCCTACATCGCCGACACCGTCGTCGAGGCGGTCGAATCGTCGCGGCGCACCGTCGTCGTCCTCTCCAAGAACTTCGTACAGTCCGAGTGGTGCCGCTTCGAGTTCAAGTCGGCGCTGCACCAGGTGCTGAAggagcgccgccgccgcctggtggTGGTCTCGCTGGGCGACGTGTCGCAGCGCGACCTGGACCCCGACCTGCGGCTCTATCTGAAGACGGCCACCGTCGTGGAGTGGGGAGACCGGTTGTTCTGGCAGAAGCTGCGCCTCGCCATGCCCGACGCCAAGAAGGGCGCGCGCGGCCGCGGAAGCGCCAGGGCGCGCCAGCCGCCGCCGGCACGCTTCCCCCGGGACGCCCCGCAGCCACAGCCGCTGTGGGCGTAG